In the Limanda limanda chromosome 15, fLimLim1.1, whole genome shotgun sequence genome, TAATATTTAAGCCCCGGCAGTACGTCAGCACTGGGCTCTGGGTGGGCAGCAGGCCTAGACCCCGAGGAGCCCGGCTGCTTGTTGTGGGATTTGCCACAGACGTGTAAACTGCATCAGGCTGGCTAATTGAAAGGAATGGCAGCAAAGGGCAGCACTTTTTGCGCTCGTATGTCAGGCTTGATTatagcaggggggggggagaggaggttACCTCCGTAACAAGCAGAGCTGAtgggtctgctgctgctgcagatgacTAATGAAGTGCACAGTCACTCCCTGGCTGTGGTCACATGTGTTTGTTGAGATTTTTCACTCGGATAAATGGTAAGTGTCAATGAAATGCATTCAGTTACTAAATACAGATTTGCTTGGTTCATtgcccttttggtttgttgatcATTGTAGGAAATAAATCTTTAATTCTTATATTTCCGACTTTATTGCATGAAATTACATAATTTAGACATCTATAATTTCTCTTTTAActtaaaaagttattcaatgtgttaaattaacagtataatttactgtttgtttgtttgttttaaagttagaaatatatttttgtccCTATTTATGATCAGGTTTACAATGGCAGATGATTTTATATCCTCTCATTTCAAATTTTAAACCATGTATTTGGGCTTTAACAAAAACCCGAGTGGAAAGGAAATACCTCCACTCATAGAAATCCGTGCCcttaatatgccagattttttattATAGCAGTATATATAAAAGTATCAGTGTTagaaaaaagaataagaaagaaagtaaaacattttcttcaacACATCCTGAACCACgaggaacaaaaacaaagtttcatGGTATTCTATCCACCACTtttttacgtaatcctgctgtcaaacaaaccaaacaaacaaccaacaaacaaatggacaggggtgaaaatatGATGTTAGCAGTGTTAGTAGCACTGTCCTGATTGCAAACCCATATCAGCAGAGTCTGACCtgagttgttgtgtgtctgcagggagaACCATGGCCAGTGGGAGAAGATTGCAAAGGGGGAGGCAGAGGATGTGGTGCCTAGCCGACCATGTGATCCAGGCCCTGTCAAGGTGGACAACTGACGACCAAAGGGGTCTCTGGCCAACCAAAGGAACACAACCTGGGTCCTGCCACAGACCTGGaactcctgcaggaggaagaagcCACATGTTGTGACAGCGGGAGACGGATCAGCTAAAGGCGACTtgactttaaaagaaaaaaaaaacacacacacacagttacctCATTGGGTGACGGAGGTGTCAACACTGGCGGTTTCACCAATCCCAGAGACTGACAGACAGCTGGTGGGGCTGAGGGACTTCAACCCATCACCCTACGTCCACTCAGCTTGGGAATTCATTTGGTAGAATGGACCTGTGCTGATTTGGTTGTTTTATTCTGGTTgttatgtgtattttattattttaactgaTTCTTTTATGGTCTTGTATTTGCAGAGGCCTTACTCTGAACCTTTCACAGGCTAGGATATGTGAAACGTTGTTGTCGGTTCAGGCTTTGttattttagttgttttttaaatggtaCTGTTTGCCTTCTGTGGTTTATCGTACGTGCACTACTTCAGCAAGGTGTTCCCAGAGACAGAAGGAATGTGTAGAGCAGATGTATAATGCCACCTTATTGAGAAGGTGGGCGTcagaatgtttattttatttatcactttTAGAGCAAAAATCCTTTGCAGTACTTGAATAAAGTGATACAGCCTCCTGGCGAGAGGAGTTAGATAATGTGGACATTTGTGAACGCAGTCACAAGAGAGTCACAATGTTTCTCCCCACAGTGGGACCCCACAGCACTGCCCCCCAGCTCCCCCTGACATTTAGGAACCTGCTGCAGAAGTACATGGACTCCCCTCTGATCAACAGGATCTGACCCCGGGCCAGCAGTCATAATGTTCGGAGGAGGGAGGTCacgagaaaaaaaagatgcacaaATAGCACCACTGCTCGTGTCATATACACAGACAACACTGCGTACTACTGAGTCTCCACTGTCATAACAATATTCTTACACCACTATCACATCgtgaattatttacttttattcatCAAAAATCTCTTTCATGAATTAAACTCTAAtctttaaattgaaatgattaaaatctttatttataaagcacttttcaaaacacagttacaagtTAAAAAAGTTAAGAAATTAGGGTAAACAATTAAAACCAGTATGAAGATCCAACAGCATAAGAGCATAAAtacaagaataaaataaaacctaaaaTTCTTAAAATAGTCTGTAAGATCAGAATTAgattaaaagtgaataaataaagttaaaggtGAATTCAGACCCATTGTCCAGAGAAAGCACATACGTAAAGAATATACTGTTTTGGAGAGGTTTAAAAGAGAATGAGGAGTTTTTCACTCAGCTCCTATGTTCTATGGAGCGGGGGTCCTGACAGAAAAGACCCTCAGTCACCTTCGGTCCTCGATGGGACTGTGGGATGGCGAGCGAGGCCTTAAGATGCAAGGATAAAATCCTAAAATCACTGTAGAATTCTAAAAGCCAAAGAAGAGAAGCTAAAATCAAAATTTGCTTTCTTCTTGTAGATTAAGTGAGACAAATAAACATACCGCACAACTGTTCCCGTAGATAATAAGGATTAGTTTGTTTGCAACAACGGGTGAATAACTGTTGTATAAGTCATATCCAGAAATCATGCTTATCTAAAACCTGGTGAAGGTGAGATGGGTTTCAAAGAGTGCAGTGTGGAATAAGTAGCCTACACAGTCTcaagttttctctttctctcacacaagCGGGTGTCCTTACTGGGTTCAAAGCTGTAGTGACGACACTGAActttcattttgtcattttgcTGTTGATTCAGGGCCGACACCACAGCAGAACTGTTAGTCAGCTTCAGATCCGTCTCACCTGTTAAGCTTATGTCTTCTTCTGGGACTGCAACATTAACATAGTTGGTTGACGTTGGAtgtgacaataaaataaaacaaaaccttcCCTTGACCCTCAAGTCTCCCAACGCCGTGCACAGGGGTTACACTTTTTCTAGACTCTTTCAAATGAGTTCCCAAGATCTTCCAAaggacaaatgtttttttttgtctgaaacTGTCATTCCAGTGAATGAAAGTACTGCTcaaatcatttgtttttccGACTGGTACTGTGGCTCCCCCATCCCCTCTgccctacccccccaccccccattaATGGTGTGAATGTACATTTTGATGAATGTTTTGTGGATTGCAGATCCTCGGTGGTGGCACCGCGGAGGTCCTAGTGCGCCGTCGGTTTCCACAACGTGCTCTGTCTTACTTTTACCGAATTGCTTCCAGTGAGCTTCAACCAAGAGCAACAATTAGCATGCACCTAAACTGAAGTTTATATATAGTTTTGCATAAGCGGATAATAGGTGTATATTGTGTACAGCCTAGGAAATAGTTTGTACAGACTGAGTTGTTCACTCTGATGGTGCTAAACTGAATGGCAGTTGTGTGctttctcactgtgtgtgtgtgtgtgtgtgagcgtgtgagagagagagagagagagagagagagagaatgcttTCGACTGTCTCTTTCCCCCATTCCAACCCCACCTGAGAACATGGTTAAGTCCATTACACTGCACTGTCCCTTCTACTTTTCAGCACCAGGTATATCCCATCATCTGCACTATGTTTAGCTCATGACCTttatcgttattattattattattattattattgacgactattattattattgacgaCTATTActattgttattttcttaattagagttaaatttaaattaacttatattttttatacaaagaaaaataatgttgGCCTTTTTGTTTTGTACAAAGTGAAACATCAAGAGAAGCAAAACGGTCTAGACATGTTACTGTTACCCAGAATAATTGAGGAATGTCTCAACTGTAAATGTAAGAGCAGTAGCCCAAATGACTTTTATTAAATACCTAAAAAATACACCTGTGTGTCAGATCATTCTTCACTTATTGTTTGAATTATACTTGTGTGTACTGTATTTAACTAATTTGTCAATTCTTATTATTGTGTTGGTAGTGCTGCAGAAACAATAATATATTTCCTTAGTTTCAAGTGGGACAAACAAATAGACTATTTGTCAAATTATAGAAATATTTAGAATGATTTAAGAAAATTGTTACGTGACCGTGGCTCTTACAGTGTCAGTTTGTGCTCGCATACAGTCCTAAATGTCACCGTTCTTCTCAATCTCAAAGGTTTGAattttgttcaagtgtttttcaCTATATTATATCATCATATAAACAAATTTGTAGCACATGACACAAATATTCCTGTCTGAACGCGCTCTCAGACGAACAATGAAACCTACTCATTTCTGCAAGATGGCTGCCCATCACCAGACAGACCCACTACAGTGTGAGATTCAGGCGACTAATGTAGAAAGCGTTCTTTGGGGTTTtccaaattaaaattaatttggaGGGATGACTCATCACACcatgtttctttatttcttttttcaggGTTCCCCAGTTTGAGTGTTTTATTACAGTTAGGCAATTTTATAGGGCTTACAAATACAGGCACATTTTTCTTTCACTGACACATGTGATCATTATCTGCTTACGACATATTGATAACTGGTCAAATTAATGCAGAGACATAAAGTTATCTACAACCTTaatcttttttatataatatgCAGTATAGAGCAAGAAATGTTGTCGTCATCAACAAAACAAGCTCAGTTGGCAGGTTAATGCTTCAGCTCTCCAAGCATCCTCCTTCTAATCATCATTTCATCAAACGTTAGTGGACATCACAATTAATTTCAACTCCACCATGTAGCCCTATTCGTTTCAATGAAGCATAACATGTTACACTGTCTCTTCCCTCAAGCTCAGCTTTGCCATCTGGGTGCGTTCCTATTCTGGCCATTCCAGCCCTGAGGCTGAGTTTCACTCCTCTTCTTTTCAGTTTTCCAGCGCCGGCTCCACTCATGActgtgtttttacttgcacagcATACAAGAAGCCAATCATTGTGAATAACCCGATTAAGATAATAGTTTGATTAAAGCATTTACAGGGTTTCCCCTACTACCAATGTTTACATGATTCATTGGGTAATTGCTGTGTGCAAGGATTCATCATAGGGAGATGTTTGGGAAAATAAGACAACTTGAGGATGTATGTTGGTCAATAGTTTTTCCATATTAAAGCAGGATGTCATTTGCAGTGTTGGAAACCATTCTTCAACTGTGTCACATTGTTAttgcctctggatcctcagatCTTAGACAGGCCAGATGTTCAGATGAACTCAGATGGCAttgacatcagcagcagcagcaatgatgagtCGGCTGACTTGTAGACGGGTTATTCAGTcccagggagagagaaagagagagagcgagtgagggGGGGATGACTAAAATGAAGCCTAGTGAATGATTCATTGTGTGATCAGCTTCACTTAGTGTGTGAACACCCTTTTCTATGAGACACCAGTCCTTAAATGTATCATGCTTAACTGTTTATCACATGGTGACACTATACTCTACTTATTTTATTTAGGCCAGCAAGGTCACATGTAGATGCAATATCTCTTCTATCTGGGAGTTCTGGTCAAGATGGGCAACAAGGAATTTaaaaagtttcaaaataaaacacaagcagGGACAAATAACACAGATTAAACATATAGGAATCCGTGGCTGAAACGTATAGTATAGAAAAGAAAAGGCACATGTTAAAAACTTTGACATTGTGAATGAAAACTAGTTTTAAAGATGTTTAAACGTGACGAGGGTTATGGTTCTGTGTGTCAGATGTTCAATAAGCAACACCAATTAACACGTGACTTGCTGTGAGTTAAGTAATTGCTCTTTAGTtattgttcttcttcttttcttttaattaatcCTCGGTCGCCTGTGCACTGCGTTTCAAACGTGTCGTGGTTTTCACGTCACTGTCTTGTCTCTGCAGGTTCAGGTGAGATCACACGGAACTCAAAGCTCTTGGGTCCGATTATTAACGAGGCTCTAAACGCAACGCTTACGCGTGTCGGTCTCCTTGGTAACCGAGGCGAGGACAGACTGGGATGAGGGAACATTTTCTGTCGTGATGTAAGAAACAGTTTGATAACAGGTtggattattattttgcttttcCCTACGTCCACTTTGTTTTCACGCTTCAGTTTTGCCTTAACAAATGTTCTAAAATCACGCAGAAAGAAATACGACGCACATTTTGGCTCTGTGCTGCCTGACGAATGCGGAAGTGGTTTGTTTGAGAACTGTCCGGATTTGCAATAGTTTcctacagtttgtttttcacgtgtttttgttgttaaaacATCAGATAATTATTTCAAAGTCACTCACCTGTTCCATTGTATGTGAGTTAATAGTTTTAATCAAAAGTTAATTAATTGATGATTatgatattttgtttttttgttgtatattCTGTGTCAGTGCGGTTTATTTAAATTATCTATAGCTTAAGTCAATGGAAACATCTCAGTCCTGCTATtatgtttctgtatttatagTTTATAATGTCTAGTATACATGAGGTGATCACTTCATGTGATTTTTTAACAAACTCATGTCCAGCCGCTAAAGGCCGACGCCTGGGAGCTTCAGTGCTGGTCCACAGAGTGCTGCAGGCTGCTGAGGCTGCTCAGAGGGCCGACACCCTGACCTTGTGCTCGGGTCAGCTGGGGCCCCGCAGCCTGAACCGGCCTCATATGGACACAAAGCAGCCTTTCTGGAGGATGTCACAGAACCAAGGAGAAACCCCAAAGCCTCTGACAGTCCAGAGGAGACAAATAAAGACACTGACCGATGTGAGGGACAAAGAACTGAGAGAGTCTCCCTCAGAGTTTACTGCCAGCACAGCTTTGGTCGAGTCTGAGCTGTTGGATTCGAGACAAGACCAGGCCTCTGATCGCTCATCACATGCAGGCGGAAGAGAAGATGGTAGTGTACCCAAGATGGTTCATTGTTGCTCAAACTCTGTGCCGTCCAAGCTGAGAGCTTCTTCCCGGAAAAAACCTGACCCCTTGTCCGATTCTGAAAAAAGCCATTTTAACCACGGAGAACGGAATAACAAAGACTGTCTTAAGACAAAACAATGGTTTGGGAGGGAATTAGTAGCAAAGCAGGACCTCTGGGCTGGAAGAAGTGTAGTAGAAATGCATGAGAGGAAGCTACAAAAGGTGAGATGCACACAAACTATCACCctacactttcttttttaactttcattCTTTCCGCTTTGTCCATTTCAAATGCGATGGTAATTCTCTGATGTTCTCTCAATCCTCTTGCAGAAGGTGAATAAAGACATGCACAGATTCTCAGGCACATTTAAACTTGCTAAcgatgtgtggtgtgtgtgtgtgtatgtgtgtgtgtgtttctgtcataTCCAGGAGCTGAAGAAGCTGTCAGTGCAGAGCTGGCCCAGCAGAGACCGCCTTGCGGTGTTCAGTGACGTCTTTGATGATGTATGTGAAAGCTCGCCAGTATTTGGACGCATCCTGAGGGAAATTAAggtttttccatttcctctgtACCCACTAGCACATTTTTAGCATGTGCCATAAGACGTAACAGCGCTAAGAGAGAGTGTGTCCCTGGTGAAGCGTGTCGAAGTGGAACAACCACTGGACCCCAGTCAGGGTGTGTCAGGTAGCAGGTTGTCAGAGGGCAACAGGTCCATTGTCATCATTCATAATAAATATGTCAGAGTAAGACAAGTTTTGTTCATTGCTTGGTATTCATATGTTCTAATGAGTAGACAGGTTGACATTATAATGCAGTCAAGGCAGGATACAACTATGTTGAGCTTGTATTATGCTTTATTTCAAACATGCATATCAAAAAAATACtaagaaaatacaatttaatagtATCAAAAATATAACAGTAACTTCGGTGGCATATCTTAACATATCTCAGTATCTCTACCCCACACATgtaatgatataaatatatattgtttatatttttatcttcCAGACAGATTATGATTTGTATGTCAACCACATAATGGATTCCCAGTCTGCACCATGTGACAAGGTAAAATGTACACAGCCCTTATATTCAGTTTactgtacatttaaataaaaatgtattaattatttaataattaatttaataaaaaattcaaataaattaaattgatatTGCAACATTTAAAAGTAATATTAAAACAACTGCACCTGTGGATCAGTGACATTAAAAAAGGTTAAAGATAAAACTTACAACAAGGCCTgtcattcattttcatgacagGCCAGGCCACAGAAACTGAACTCAGGAGTACCATCTGTATTATATTTCCATCTATATTTCAATGTGAGGATCGTCATGAAGCAGGAACATAACTGACAGCCAAATAAGGTTGTTGGGGTTACATAACAGTAGCGATGCACATTTCAGACAATAAAACTCTCAACATAAGTGACAGGAACCTGACGTAGTTTTGCAGTAGTCACTAGCAAGCATCGCTCTTTATGGCAAACAGTAATTCTTCTTACTTTGTTGTGTTCCTATGTTACAGTTGCTGAATATTTCACTTGAAGATCTTGGCAGATGCAAAGAAATGGAAGTGGAGCTGGATGAAGCTGAAAAAGAGGTTTGCAGGCTGGAGCAGGAGGCTCGGAGAGCTCTACAGGAGAATAAACGGTACTGCAAGgatctctctacacacacacacacacacacactcacacaaacgtATAGTTCATTCTATTAGTTTAAgcatatttgttcttttttctttcccagaGTCCGAAATGAATCACACAATGTTCCAGCTCTCACAGGCCCAGAGGACAGTGCCATGAAGAGTAAGTCTCAAGACTACATCGGTATGTCTAATCATTGGTAAACCACATCCAAGCATTTGCTGTACTGTTTATTACCCTGCAGGGCAGAAGCACATTTGTTCAGTCTGTGGATAGACTGGGCAAATAATCACTTTGTCATGTCATCAGACATAAAGAGAGTGTTGTAGTGTCCGTGAGTCAGCTGTGACTTTATGATGTCTGCAGGGTTGTGTATGCACATGGATACAAACACACGTGTCCACATACATTAGTCGCTACAGTGCATTCATGTTTGTGCTCCTCTGTGTTTGGACAAATGCGTCACTGTCAGGCTTGCGGGACAGTGGGACCTCTCTCAGCCACAGGGACAGTGTCCAAGTCAAGAGGCTCCAGGTGTTGAACATGTGGAGAGAGATCcaacagctggaggaggagattaaGGAAAAGCTGGTGTCCGCTGTTACAACCACCGCCGCTGAACAACACATCAAACACCTAAAGGTGCTGGGAGATAGACCGCTTATCCTCCATTTTTCCTCCCTCTTAGAATATGTTGTCCTTTGCCCTCGTTCAGAAATGAAGTGCTAAGAATTATATAACCAAAGATAATATTTacctctttttctgttttcctccagtcagacagagtgagactgatagcGATAAACGACCGTCTGAAGGCCACCAGCGAGGCAAGAGAG is a window encoding:
- the LOC133021142 gene encoding LOW QUALITY PROTEIN: uncharacterized protein C6orf118-like (The sequence of the model RefSeq protein was modified relative to this genomic sequence to represent the inferred CDS: inserted 2 bases in 1 codon; substituted 1 base at 1 genomic stop codon), whose translation is MSSRXRPTPGSFSAXVHRVLQAAEAAQRADTLTLCSGQLGPRSLNRPHMDTKQPFWRMSQNQGETPKPLTVQRRQIKTLTDVRDKELRESPSEFTASTALVESELLDSRQDQASDRSSHAGGREDGSVPKMVHCCSNSVPSKLRASSRKKPDPLSDSEKSHFNHGERNNKDCLKTKQWFGRELVAKQDLWAGRSVVEMHERKLQKELKKLSVQSWPSRDRLAVFSDVFDDVCESSPVFGRILREIKTDYDLYVNHIMDSQSAPCDKLLNISLEDLGRCKEMEVELDEAEKEVCRLEQEARRALQENKRVRNESHNVPALTGPEDSAMKSLRDSGTSLSHRDSVQVKRLQVLNMWREIQQLEEEIKEKLVSAVTTTAAEQHIKHLKSDRVRLIAINDRLKATSENLENKIHMVLNREKSSKTIKRTLWNELHSDLQAESE